Proteins found in one Quercus robur chromosome 2, dhQueRobu3.1, whole genome shotgun sequence genomic segment:
- the LOC126713993 gene encoding protein NSP-INTERACTING KINASE 1-like → MAMIRREVCLCFVAFLCLWSSANGLLSSKGVNFEVQALMGIKELLKDPHGVLENWDADSVDPCSWTMVTCSPEFLVTALGTPSQNLSGTLSPSIGNLTNLEILLLQNNNITGPIPAELGKLSKLQTLDLSNNFFNEEIPPSLGHLGDLQYMRLNNNSLTGAFPLSLASMTKLAFLDLSYNNFSGPVPRFAAKTFNIVGNPLICPTGSEPDCNGTTLMPMSMNLNSSEPTLPSGGPKRHKIALAFGLSLGCLCLMALGFGLLLWWRQRHNQQIFFDVKDRHHEEVSLGNLKRFQFRELQIATNNFSSKSILGKGGFGNVYKGVLQDGSVVAVKRLKDGNAIGGEIQFQTEVEMISLAVHRNLLRLYGFCMTPTERLLVYPYMSNGSVASRLKEKPVLDWGTRKRIALGAGRGLLYLHEQCDPKIIHRDVKAANILLDDYCEAVVGDFGLAKLLDHQDSHVTTAVRGTVGHIAPEYLSTGQSSDKTDVFGFGILLLELITGQRALEFGKAANQKGAMLDWVKKIHQEKKLEMLVDKDLKSNYDRIELEEMVQVALLCTQYLPSHRPKMSEVVRMLEGDGLAERWEASQRVESTKCKPHEFSASDRYSDLTDDSSLLVQAMELSGPR, encoded by the exons atGGCAATGATAAGAAGAGAAGTTTGTCTATGTTTTGTGGCTTTTCTATGTTTGTGGTCTTCTGCAAATGGATTACTTTCTTCCAAAGGTGTAAACTTTGAAG TACAAGCTTTAATGGGAATAAAAGAGCTTTTAAAGGATCCCCATGGTGTCCTTGAGAATTGGGATGCTGATTCTGTTGATCCATGTAGCTGGACTATGGTCACCTGTTCTCCAGAGTTCCTTGTCACTGCCCT AGGTACTCCTAGTCAGAATTTATCTGGTACTCTATCTCCAAGCATAGGCAACTTAACAAATCTTGAGATTTT GCTCTTACAGAACAACAACATTACAGGGCCAATACCAGCAGAGCTAGGGAAGCTCTCAAAGCTTCAAACGCTTGATCTTTCTAATAACTTCTTCAATGAGGAAATTCCTCCCTCTCTTGGTCATCTGGGAGACCTCCAATACAT GCGACTTAACAATAACAGTCTCACTGGAGCATTTCCGTTGTCATTGGCTAGCATGACCAAACTTGCCTTTCT TGACTTGTCCTACAACAATTTTAGTGGACCGGTACCCAGATTTGCTGCTAAAACTTTCAa CATTGTTGGAAACCCTCTGATCTGTCCTACAGGTTCTGAACCAGACTGCAATGGGACAACACTCATGCCAATGTCCATGAACTTGAATAGTTCAGAAC CTACTCTACCTTCTGGCGGACCTAAAAGGCACAAAATAGCCCTTGCCTTTGGCTTGAGCCTCGGATGTCTCTGTCTGATGGCTCTTGGATTTGGTTTATTACTGTGGTGGAGGCAAAGGCATAACCAACAGATATTCTTTGATGTTAAAG ACCGGCATCATGAAGAGGTTTCCCTTGGAAACTTGAAAAGATTCCAATTCAGGGAACTTCAAATTGCAACGAACAACTTCAGCAGCAAAAGCATACTTGGAAAGGGTGGTTTTGGAAATGTGTACAAAGGAGTTCTCCAAGATGGGAGTGTTGTAGCTGTCAAGAGGCTTAAAGATGGAAATGCCATTGGAGGAGAGATCCAATTCCAGACTGAAGTTGAAATGATCAGCCTAGCAGTTCACCGAAACCTCCTTAGGTTATATGGGTTTTGTATGACACCCACAGAAAGGCTTCTAGTTTACCCATACATGTCAAATGGCAGCGTTGCTTCTCGTCTCAAAG AGAAACCAGTGTTGGACTGGGGCACTAGGAAGAGAATTGCCTTAGGAGCTGGCAGAGGACTTTTGTACCTTCATGAACAGTGTGACCCAAAGATAATTCATAGGGATGTGAAGGCTGCAAATATATTGCTTGATGACTATTGTGAGGCTGTGGTGGGAGATTTTGGGTTGGCAAAGCTTTTGGATCACCAAGATTCACACGTCACCACTGCAGTGAGAGGAACAGTGGGGCATATAGCTCCAGAATATCTTTCCACAGGACAGTCCTCTGATAAAACAGATGTCTTTGGATTTGGCATCCTTCTCCTAGAACTTATTACAGGCCAGAGAGCACTAGAATTTGGAAAGGCAGCTAACCAGAAAGGTGCCATGCTTGATTGG GTTAAGAAAATTCATCAGGAGAAAAAGCTTGAAATGCTTGTGGATAAGGATCTTAAAAGCAACTACGACCGAATTGAGCTTGAGGAAATGGTTCAAGTGGCACTCTTGTGCACCCAATACCTTCCAAGCCACAGACCCAAGATGTCAGAAGTAGTTCGAATGCTTGAGGGTGATGGCCTTGCAGAAAGATGGGAAGCTTCTCAAAGAGTAGAATCAACCAAGTGCAAGCCCCATGAGTTTTCTGCATCAGATAGATATTCCGATCTCACTGATGACTCTTCATTGCTAGTCCAAGCAATGGAGCTTTCTGGCCCTAGGTGA
- the LOC126713994 gene encoding F-box/FBD/LRR-repeat protein At1g13570-like translates to MAEMIRHTNIDRISNLPWDVLDTILVHIPLKEAVRTSILSSKWRYKWTGLSRFNIDDKCFPSNLSDKVLRWKVILKIIHQVQSNHGGPVEKFRLAAYCMPNHCDLDQWIWFLTDKGIKELILKEFDSVKRFKLPSEVFSCPQLSCLELYGCTIMLSPTFRGLNSLISLNLSHIYISSDTLESLIVNCPVLERLTLINIDHSTVFKISNLNLKYLKIDSKFEDICLKNVPLLSTVDICLRVKPRHTDQGKACNLVRVIGCLHGINKLILSSNFLEFLAYNDVPERLPAMLNHLLTLDLRDARLDSSKVVKVLLSILCSSPSLEELIISVSPLCGFSFLDFQRAECLVDLYFNNLKVVKIRGLLSTNHECEFIKFILAHSPVLETITIVTYVGEIIPNSVLLQFEPASEHVKVISLRS, encoded by the exons ATGGCTGAAATGATAAGGCACACAAACATTGATAGGATTAGCAACCTACCATGGGATGTATTAGACACCATTCTTGTGCACATACCATTAAAAGAAGCTGTGAGAACTAGCATCCTATCAAGTAAGTGGAGATATAAATGGACTGGCCTTTCACGGTTCAATATTGATGATAAATGCTTCCCCAGTAATTTATCAGACAAAGTACTGAGATGGAAAGTAATTCTGAAAATCATTCATCAGGTCCAATCAAATCATGGTGGCCCAGTAGAGAAGTTTAGGCTTGCTGCTTATTGCATGCCAAATCATTGTGATCTGGATCAGTGGATTTGGTTTTTAACAGATAAAGGAATCAAGGAGTTGATTCTTAAGGAGTTTGACTCTGTTAAGCGTTTTAAGTTACCTTCTGAGGTATTCTCTTGTCCACAGTTAAGTTGCTTGGAACTTTATGGTTGCACAATCATGCTATCTCCTACATTCAGAGGATTGAATTCTCTTATAAGCCTCAATCTTTCTCACATTTACATCAGCAGTGATACACTAGAAAGTTTAATTGTTAACTGCCCAGTTCTTGAGAGATTGACATTGATAAACATTGATCATTCAACTGTTTTTAAAATCAGCAATCTGAACCTAAAGTATCTGAAAATCGATTCCaaatttgaagatatttgtctCAAAAATGTTCCACTTCTTTCTACTGTTGATATTTGCTTAAGGGTCAAGCCACGGCACACTGATCAAGGAAAAGCCTGCAATTTGGTCAGGGTTATTGGTTGTCTACATGGTATTAACAAGCTTATTTTGTCCAGTAATTTTCTTGAG tttcttgcttATAATGATGTACCAGAGAGGCTTCCTGCCATGCTCAACCATCTCTTGACGCTAGACCTAAGGGACGCAAGATTAGACAGTTCTAAGGTTGTCAAGGTCTTACTTTCCATCCTTTGTAGCTCCCCAAGTTTAGAGGAACTCATAATTTCA GTGAGCCCATTATGTGGGTTTTCTTTCCTAGATTTTCAAAGAGCAGAGTGCCTGGTAGACTTGTACTTCAACAATCTTAAAGTAGTGAAGATAAGAGGTTTACTGAGCACAAATCATGAATGTGAATTTATCAAGTTTATTCTTGCTCATTCTCCAGTGCTCGAGACCATTACTATTGTAACATACGTAGGCGAAATAATTCCCAACTCAGTGTTGCTGCAGTTTGAACCAGCTTCAGAACATGTGAAGGTTATCAGCTTACGCTCATAA
- the LOC126713995 gene encoding zinc finger protein CONSTANS-LIKE 2, with the protein MLKLENNDGGSSGGENNWARICDTCRSAACTVYCRADSAYLCTGCDARIHAANRVASRHERVWVCEACERAPAAFVCKADAASLCTACDADIHSANPLARRHQRVPILPISGNLHGPHAVGAMSGTEGRFVEHDGDEMIDDEDEDEAASWLLINPVKGNNNNNNNNNNNNQNNGFLFGGEVDEYLDLVEYNSCAEKHFNDQYTQQQQQQQQQQHYCVPQKSYGGDSVVPVQCGEAKGQLHHLHQQNFQLGLDYESSKAAYSYNGSISHSVSVSSMDVGVVPESTMSDISISHSRPPKGTIDLFSGSTIQIPAQLTPLDREARVLRYREKKKTRKFEKTIRYASRKAYAETRPRIKGRFAKRTDVEVEVDQMFSTTLMAETGYGIVPSF; encoded by the exons atgttgAAGTTGGAGAATAATGATGGGGGTAGTAGTGGTGGTGAAAATAATTGGGCACGTATCTGTGATACGTGTCGGTCTGCAGCGTGTACGGTGTACTGTAGGGCTGATTCGGCCTACTTGTGCACCGGATGTGATGCTCGCATCCACGCTGCAAACCGCGTGGCATCTCGCCACGAGCGCGTGTGGGTTTGCGAGGCATGTGAGCGTGCCCCGGCGGCTTTTGTATGTAAAGCTGATGCGGCGTCTCTTTGCACCGCCTGTGATGCTGATATCCACTCAGCAAACCCGCTTGCACGCCGCCACCAACGCGTGCCAATTCTGCCTATTTCCGGGAACTTGCATGGTCCACATGCGGTGGGTGCCATGTCTGGTACTGAAGGGAGGTTTGTAGAGCACGATGGGGATGAGATgattgatgatgaagatgaagatgaggcTGCATCATGGTTGTTGATTAATCCTGTGAAGGgtaacaataataacaacaacaacaacaacaataacaatcaaaacaatgggtttttgtttggcGGGGAGGTTGATGAGTATTTGGACCTTGTGGAGTACAATTCTTGTGCTGAGAAGCACTTCAATGATCAGTATAcccagcagcagcagcagcaacagcaacagcagcaTTACTGTGTTCCCCAGAAGAGCTATGGGGGTGACAGTGTTGTGCCAGTTCAGTGTGGAGAAGCAAAGGGTCagcttcatcaccttcatcaacAGAATTTCCAGTTGGGTTTGGATTATGAGTCATCAAAAGCTGCATACAGCTACAATGGTTCTATTAGTCACAGT GTCTCTGTTTCATCCATGGATGTTGGCGTTGTACCCGAATCAACAATGAGCGACATCTCAATCTCACACTCAAGACCTCCCAAAGGGACAATTGATCTTTTTTCTGGATCTACCATTCAAATACCAGCCCAACTTACTCCATTGGACAGGGAGGCAAGGGTCCTGAGAtacagagagaaaaagaagacaagGAAGTTTGAGAAAACAATCAGGTATGCTTCAAGGAAGGCCTATGCAGAGACCAGACCCCGGATCAAGGGCCGATTTGCTAAGAGGACGGATGTAGAAGTTGAAGTGGATCAGATGTTCTCCACGACACTAATGGCCGAAACTGGATATGGCATTGTCCCATCATTCTAA